From Sphingobacterium bambusae:
AAAAGTAACGAACTAACCCGTAGAAGCGCGCTTATCGATAAAGGTGATGGGCTTTCTGCTTAATGGGTTGAAGATAATCTTTTGCAGCTCTTCCGTGGACCTCCATTCTATACGAGGGCTAACGCGCAGCTTTGCTCGGAAATGATCCTTTACTTCAGCTAACATTTCTTCCGACTGCTCCTTGGCACTTATATAAACTACAATTTCATCTGTTCCGATATCGTTATCAAATATCTCGATGACGTGATGTTCAATATTCGCAAATCCTGCCAGCAGATCGTGCATCGCCGGCGGATACAATGTTGTCCCCTTGTATTTCACCATATGTTGCTTGCGTCCCTCTACTGGACCTATGCGGTAGGTATGTCGACCGCAGGCGCAAGGCTCACTGTGACGCCGAACAATATCTCCCGTCTTAAAGCGCAACAAAGGAACACCCTGCACGCCAAGTGTGGTAATCACAAGTTCTCCACTTTGCCCGTCGGCAACGGGCTGTTCGAGCTCATCCAACACTTCTGTAATGATGAGATCCTCATGCACATGCCCCCCTTGAAAGAAGGCACATTCGGTAAAGGCAGCTCCCATTTCCGTTGACGCATACGTAGAATGCAGCCGAATAGGCCATTTCTCCCTGATACGCGAGGTCAACAACGAATCCTGAAATTGCTGATCGCGAAGTGACTCTCCGATACAAAGTACCGTCTCCACGCCCGAGTTGCGGTAGTCTATCCCATGTTGCTCGGCATATTCAATCATCTTTAACAAAAATGAAGGCACCGCAATTAAAAAGCGCGGTTTATATTGCAATATAGCATCCCATTGCATCTGCGGCACACCAGATCCGACACGCAGGATAGCAGCTCCCATTTTTCGTAAGCCTAGAAAATAAGCTAGTCCCGCCATAAAACGACGGTCCATCGTGGTCATCAGCTGCACAAGATCGCCTTTTTTTATGCCGATGGTTTCGAAGGAACGCATCTCATTGTATGCTAAACGTTCCAAGTCAGCCTCCGTAAGACCAAAGGATACCGGCCTACCTAAGGTGCCCGACGTAGAACAGTAATCTACAATTTCAGAACGTTCTACACAGAAAAACTCTTCGTTATGTTGTTGAATATCGTCCTTACTCGTTGTGGGGATTACAGACAAGTCCTCGATAGTAGAAATGGCATGCACATCAATGCCATGTTTAGCGAACAATCGACTATAATACGGTGACTTTTCCTGTAGGTAGTGTAACTGACGACGTAAAAGCTCTTCTTGATATGCTTTGATCTCTTTCGCGGTCTGTCTCTCCATTACCAATTTTTGTTCCATCATTATTTACCATTTTCTCTTAGGGACTTTGTCTAACGCTTATACTCCTAAGCTTTCTAGATCAAAAAGAAAGCATGAAGATATAAAATTATTCACATATTAATCCCCTTTTGCGACAGCCATGTCTTTTTCGGTTCCTAGATATGTTTAATCGTTATCCTGAGCAGCCTTAATCTTTTCCAAAAGCGTTGGCTTGCCAACAATTTCCGCACAGGTTGCAATAGCGCCTACCGTCACGCCCAAAATACCGTGCATATAGATTCCATGTCCCGTTAAAAACAGGTTTTCCACTTTCGTTTTTGGTGATATAAACGTTTTCAGTGGGTCTTCGACGTCTTTTACGTGGCCGTATAAATTTCCTTCATGCATACCAATGTAATCCCGGTACGATAATGGTGTCGAAACATGGACATGCATCGTCGCTTCGCCTAATCCGGGAATGAACTTCGTTGCTTTTTCCAAAAGTAAATGGGCTCTATCGGCTTTAAAGCAACTATACTCCTCGCCTCTTGATCCCGGCTTTACCACGGTATTGTGTGTATCTCCCCAAGGTGCAACTTCCTCAAAATGCATATAGCTGAGCAGCGTCAGCGTATCTGCATAGCCCGGGTTTTGTGGATCGGCAGTCATCGATAGCATAAACATACTAGGCCAATCTTCGAGCGAATACCGAGCGGCGCCCCATACAGATGCTATACTATCGTGATAATACAGATTGCTCGCTTCGTAAGGAATACTATTGGGCTTAAGCACAACGTGTACACTACAAGCCGATGTCGTCACGGGCAGCTGTTGCACACGATCGAAGAACGGCTTCCTGAAGTATTCACGACCGACCAACTTCAGCGCGCGCTTGGGATCAATATTCATGACAAACAAGTCCGCAACAAATTGCTTCCCACTACTTGTACCGACCTGTGCTATTTTTCCAGCCTCCATAGTCACCGATCGTACTTCTTCACGCTTGAATGCCACTCCCCCAAGTCTTCGTAATTCCTTAATCAACGCTTTACTGATCTGACTTCCTCCACGCGGACAGCGATAAGCACCCAGCAAATATGAATTCAGCGCCAACGCATGCACATAAAACGGAGTCTTATCGTCTTCGCCTGCATACAGAAAATTATTGCCTACCAATACCGCGCGCAACTTCTCATCTGCTGTCAAATCAGCGAAATATGCTTTTACACTGCGGTGCAAGACTTCCGTTTTATACCCATCGCCATCTTCTACATAATACAGCGGAAAGGCATGGCAAACATAGTCGAGATCTTCTACATATTGTTGCAGCGCCTTTCGTTCTTTTGGAAAATAGGGCAATAAATAATCGACAAATGCAGAGTATCCCTGTGCAATAGGAAAAACAGCTTCTTGATCGCCAAAGGTGATACGATCGAACACCGTGGGCATGCGCTCCACATCCAATTGCTGCATGATGCCCAAATAGGAAAAATACTGATACAGGTTCTGCCCTTTCCCCAATCCGCCGATATAATGCACACCGGTGTCGAAGAGCTTTTTGTGACGCGCAAAAGTCTGCAAGTTACCACCAAATTGGTTGTTTTTTTCGAGTACACATACCCGCATGCCTTCTTTGGCCAATGTGACGGCAGTAACGAGCCCCCCAAGACCGCTACCAACGATTACTACATCATATTTGCTGGAATCAGGGCTCATCTTACATAGCGTATAACAAATTCAGAGAGCCTAACGGCCTTCCAGCCATCCCTATCCAGAAGGGGCTCTTCCTTAAAGGTATATATTTCTTGAAAAAAACTCAACTTTTCTACCTGAAAATCTGAAAGCAGAAGTGTAGGATGAACAACAAGCACATTATCTGCTGCATCCATCGTTTCCGTAAAGTTTACCTGCCTATGCTTCCGCCAATAAATACTCTCGGCAACTGCACGCTTTTCAGCATCCGCAATTATCCCAACCACCTTACGTTGTCCTTTTTGAAGGGACAAGAGGTAGTCAAATTCGCCATAGCTATCCGACAAATGATTTATTTTTACAGCTGCTGCAATTACATCCCTAAGGCTGTGGTAGTGCGTTGCATAGGCGTTGATATGACGTTTCACGGCATCTACGATCTCTTCATCCTTGAATAGATAAGCCAGCACGATCTTTTTTGAGAAGTAATGTACTCCTTCAAACTTATGCCGCAGCTTTTCGTAGTTCGATCGGTAATGTTGTGTAATTTGTTTGGTTCTGCTACCGTAATCCACACCAAAATTCGTATCGTTAGCGCCGATACGTTCTCCAATCACAGGGTTTAAAGCACCTCCAAAAATCAGAATATCTCCCTTGGGAAGTACATCGCCATTACCGAGAAGATAAACAGGCACCACATCAAGGTCAAATTCCTGCGCCAAGAAAAATGCTCCTTTATGGAAGCGCTTTACGACATTGTCATAAGAGCGCGTACCTTCCGGGAAGACGATCAACGAATATCCGTTTTTTACTTTCTCGCGTAAAACATCCACACCATTATCCAGTCCTTTACTAACAGGATAAAAGCCCAAGGCCTTTACCGCCCTCCCAAAAATAGGTGAATTCCAAACCCAATCGTTTACCAAAAAAATGCCTTTTGGTACCAGCATCCCCATAGATAGTGTGTCCAAGAAAGAGCTGTGGTTCGCGATGACGACTGCCGGTCGATCAAAGGTTTCCCTGTACTCGTTCCAGTTCTTATGCTTTGTACGCGGATCCATACACAATACAGACTTCATAAAAAGAGCCATCATACGTCTGAAGATATGATCTTTTCGAGCACGACTTATCGGTAAAATCATCAACGCTGTTCTACAGAGGAAAGATAAGATAATAGTTCCCAAGCCGTAATACAGAAAAAAGAGCATCGAAAAAAAGGCGATACTGACCGTGAACGGAGATTTCCCTTGCTTGGCCCTATTGGAAATAAAAAAACGGAACAAAATCGGGTAGAATACAAAAGTGATGATGACGGCGGCAAAAACACCAATAAGTGATACCGAAGCAATAGAAAGTAGAGCCGGATGTTTAGCAAAAACGAGTGCCCCGATTGCCAGAACCGTGGTGAGCACCGCCAACAAGATAGAGGTTCTGTAGGTCTGCAATTCGTCCTCTCCTGTGCTGTATTGCTTCTGTAAAGCCGCTGTCATGAAAATACTGAAGTCTACGCCATGGCCAAAAACCAACGTACACACAATCGCGCTAAAAATATTGAACTCCAATCCAAGCAATCCCATCAGTCCTGTTGTCACAAGTCCGGTCAGAGCAATCGGAACTGCGCTAAGCAGGACCAATTCCACACGACGGAAGAAAACCCACAGGATGAGCAGCACTGCAAAAAAGGAATAGCCCACCAGTCTATTAAAATCGTCGCGAAGCTGACCTAAGAAGTGCTCATTCAAATGTTGACGATCGATCACCAAAACGTCATTGGTTTTATCGATCTGTTTCAAAAACTGATCACGTTTCTCCGGTGCTACTTTTACCAACGTGGAAATTGTATAAAAACTATCGCGTGATGCTAGGAAGTCGGCGGTAGACAAGAGTTTGGCTCCCATGATCTCTTCCATCCCCATCGGTGTATGCTGTTGCGCGATGCGCTCATAAAACATATCGTGCGTATGCGGCGAGAATCCATATTTTTCTCCTTCAGACACCAACTTTTCGCGAAGGTCATTTCTTCTTTTTATATTCCAAAATTTATCCCACCGCTGGAGATACGATGCCTGCGCCTCACTGGATAATGGAAACATCGTTAAACCCGTGTAGTGAATAATCTGATTGCTTGCCTTGGCACGCTCCAACGAAGCGAATAAGCTATCAGCCTTTCGAGCAGCCTCGTCAAAACTCTCGCCCGAAGAAACCAAGTACAGCGACTTTGATGAAGTGTTTAACAAGGTATCTAGCTTCACCTCTGTTTCACGCAACGCTTTCGGCACAAAATTTAAAGAGGCGAGGTTATTATTATACCCTACCCGACCACTGGTGAAACAGCTGATCAGCAGTAACAAGACACACATTGCTATTAGTGGTTTACTCCGTTCAAAAGAAAACCCAGCGATTTTGTCGATCAATGAATTGTATCGTATAGCCTCCCTAGGACGATACAGGTGCGGTATTAGAAGCAGTGTGAATACCGAGGATGAAAATATACAAATGGAAGCGAAAATTCCCAAATCGATCAATGCCGATGAATGTACAAAAAGAAGACATAGAAAGGCTACGGCGTTCGTTGCACCACTCATCAAAAGCGGCCTTGTCAACTCCTTATACAAGGCACGCACGTCTCCCGACTTTTTGAAATGCGTCAGTACATGCAGGGAATAATCTATTGTGATACCAAGCAACACCGCCGCAACACTCAACGATATGGCCGAAATGATAGGCTTATACAAATAAAGACAAGCGAGAGAAAGTGCGACGGCAAAAATGGTTGGGATAAATACCAACACGGGTATATAAATGCGTTTGTAGAAAAGCACGAGCAAGACCATCAATATAGACATCGACAGCAATACCGTCGTGGAGATATCCGTTTTTATCTGCTTGGCGTTGGCAACCGCCACAAAGGTTGAACCATAGTAGGATAGTGATTGTCCAAGAAACTGCTTTTCTAGCTTTTCACGGATAGTTTCCAAATGGTCTACAAACCTCGTGTTGTGTTCCGTATCCGCGCCTCGAAAAATTGGATCCACAAAAAGAAGTATCTTACTACTATCGCTACTCGCAACAAAACCATCCA
This genomic window contains:
- a CDS encoding phenylacetate--CoA ligase family protein, with amino-acid sequence MMEQKLVMERQTAKEIKAYQEELLRRQLHYLQEKSPYYSRLFAKHGIDVHAISTIEDLSVIPTTSKDDIQQHNEEFFCVERSEIVDYCSTSGTLGRPVSFGLTEADLERLAYNEMRSFETIGIKKGDLVQLMTTMDRRFMAGLAYFLGLRKMGAAILRVGSGVPQMQWDAILQYKPRFLIAVPSFLLKMIEYAEQHGIDYRNSGVETVLCIGESLRDQQFQDSLLTSRIREKWPIRLHSTYASTEMGAAFTECAFFQGGHVHEDLIITEVLDELEQPVADGQSGELVITTLGVQGVPLLRFKTGDIVRRHSEPCACGRHTYRIGPVEGRKQHMVKYKGTTLYPPAMHDLLAGFANIEHHVIEIFDNDIGTDEIVVYISAKEQSEEMLAEVKDHFRAKLRVSPRIEWRSTEELQKIIFNPLSRKPITFIDKRASTG
- a CDS encoding phytoene desaturase family protein, with translation MSPDSSKYDVVIVGSGLGGLVTAVTLAKEGMRVCVLEKNNQFGGNLQTFARHKKLFDTGVHYIGGLGKGQNLYQYFSYLGIMQQLDVERMPTVFDRITFGDQEAVFPIAQGYSAFVDYLLPYFPKERKALQQYVEDLDYVCHAFPLYYVEDGDGYKTEVLHRSVKAYFADLTADEKLRAVLVGNNFLYAGEDDKTPFYVHALALNSYLLGAYRCPRGGSQISKALIKELRRLGGVAFKREEVRSVTMEAGKIAQVGTSSGKQFVADLFVMNIDPKRALKLVGREYFRKPFFDRVQQLPVTTSACSVHVVLKPNSIPYEASNLYYHDSIASVWGAARYSLEDWPSMFMLSMTADPQNPGYADTLTLLSYMHFEEVAPWGDTHNTVVKPGSRGEEYSCFKADRAHLLLEKATKFIPGLGEATMHVHVSTPLSYRDYIGMHEGNLYGHVKDVEDPLKTFISPKTKVENLFLTGHGIYMHGILGVTVGAIATCAEIVGKPTLLEKIKAAQDND
- a CDS encoding 1-acyl-sn-glycerol-3-phosphate acyltransferase, which codes for MERMFYHIYLLVQRYKLLSCSIALAFLVGCGFLASKIRFEEDITQIIPKNDDADELSRAIKQMNFADKITVLLEKTDTVSPQRLSAMATAFVDSLARDTVFVKGISGQVGQQDLEDSYNFVYRNLPFFLDSTAYAEMEKRFSPDSIAVRMAQNYRTLLSPTGFVTSRFIQKDPLGLGFLGLEKIRQQGIGDQFILMDGFVASSDSSKILLFVDPIFRGADTEHNTRFVDHLETIREKLEKQFLGQSLSYYGSTFVAVANAKQIKTDISTTVLLSMSILMVLLVLFYKRIYIPVLVFIPTIFAVALSLACLYLYKPIISAISLSVAAVLLGITIDYSLHVLTHFKKSGDVRALYKELTRPLLMSGATNAVAFLCLLFVHSSALIDLGIFASICIFSSSVFTLLLIPHLYRPREAIRYNSLIDKIAGFSFERSKPLIAMCVLLLLISCFTSGRVGYNNNLASLNFVPKALRETEVKLDTLLNTSSKSLYLVSSGESFDEAARKADSLFASLERAKASNQIIHYTGLTMFPLSSEAQASYLQRWDKFWNIKRRNDLREKLVSEGEKYGFSPHTHDMFYERIAQQHTPMGMEEIMGAKLLSTADFLASRDSFYTISTLVKVAPEKRDQFLKQIDKTNDVLVIDRQHLNEHFLGQLRDDFNRLVGYSFFAVLLILWVFFRRVELVLLSAVPIALTGLVTTGLMGLLGLEFNIFSAIVCTLVFGHGVDFSIFMTAALQKQYSTGEDELQTYRTSILLAVLTTVLAIGALVFAKHPALLSIASVSLIGVFAAVIITFVFYPILFRFFISNRAKQGKSPFTVSIAFFSMLFFLYYGLGTIILSFLCRTALMILPISRARKDHIFRRMMALFMKSVLCMDPRTKHKNWNEYRETFDRPAVVIANHSSFLDTLSMGMLVPKGIFLVNDWVWNSPIFGRAVKALGFYPVSKGLDNGVDVLREKVKNGYSLIVFPEGTRSYDNVVKRFHKGAFFLAQEFDLDVVPVYLLGNGDVLPKGDILIFGGALNPVIGERIGANDTNFGVDYGSRTKQITQHYRSNYEKLRHKFEGVHYFSKKIVLAYLFKDEEIVDAVKRHINAYATHYHSLRDVIAAAVKINHLSDSYGEFDYLLSLQKGQRKVVGIIADAEKRAVAESIYWRKHRQVNFTETMDAADNVLVVHPTLLLSDFQVEKLSFFQEIYTFKEEPLLDRDGWKAVRLSEFVIRYVR